The Sporosarcina ureae genome includes a region encoding these proteins:
- the mltG gene encoding endolytic transglycosylase MltG has product MFERMLEQKEEVRTVRKIVFWIVAVVLVVGIVGGFSAYTYIKSALEPVDPDSEKVVEVEIPIGSGLDLISEKLEESGIIKNARIFKYYAKVNNEADFQAGTYGLTQAMTPDELIKSLKTGVVYRTPEFTLTIPEGLTIDQIAERTSEKTTITKEQFMEYVTNEQVIQEYIAKYPEVITEEILNENIRYALEGYLFPATYPFYEEKPTVKEVVDTMVDATVQNVMPYKAYWAEEGKDRSVHKMLTFASLLEKEATGKTDRETIASVFNNRIEQGMPLQTDPTVLYALGEHKARVMNEDLKVDHVYNTYKNKGLPPGPIANAGTASLQATVEPSKTGYLFFLADKDGVNHFAETYEKHLKNKAEYIDSQHK; this is encoded by the coding sequence ATGTTTGAGCGCATGTTAGAACAGAAGGAAGAAGTGAGGACCGTTAGAAAAATAGTGTTTTGGATTGTAGCAGTTGTATTAGTTGTTGGGATAGTTGGAGGCTTTTCGGCCTATACATACATAAAAAGTGCGTTAGAGCCTGTTGATCCGGACTCGGAAAAAGTAGTAGAAGTGGAAATTCCGATCGGTTCAGGTTTGGATTTAATTTCAGAAAAGCTAGAAGAGTCAGGTATTATTAAGAATGCACGGATCTTCAAATACTATGCAAAAGTAAATAATGAAGCAGACTTTCAGGCTGGAACGTATGGTTTAACACAGGCTATGACGCCAGATGAATTGATTAAGAGCCTAAAAACAGGCGTCGTCTATCGCACGCCGGAATTTACATTAACCATTCCCGAAGGTTTAACAATTGATCAAATTGCAGAAAGAACAAGCGAAAAGACGACGATTACGAAAGAACAGTTTATGGAGTATGTGACGAATGAACAAGTCATTCAAGAATATATAGCCAAGTATCCAGAAGTTATAACAGAAGAAATTCTTAATGAGAATATACGCTATGCACTAGAAGGCTATTTATTCCCTGCTACGTATCCATTTTATGAGGAAAAGCCTACAGTTAAGGAAGTAGTCGATACGATGGTGGATGCCACTGTGCAAAACGTCATGCCATATAAGGCGTATTGGGCGGAAGAAGGCAAGGACCGTTCTGTTCATAAAATGCTAACTTTTGCTTCACTGTTAGAAAAAGAAGCAACTGGCAAAACGGATCGCGAAACGATTGCGAGCGTCTTCAATAACCGTATTGAACAAGGCATGCCATTGCAAACCGACCCAACCGTTTTATATGCACTAGGGGAACATAAAGCCCGCGTCATGAATGAGGATCTGAAAGTGGATCATGTCTATAATACGTACAAAAATAAAGGATTACCGCCAGGTCCGATTGCGAATGCTGGTACTGCTTCTCTTCAAGCTACAGTAGAACCATCGAAAACTGGATACTTGTTCTTCTTGGCAGATAAAGATGGCGTCAATCACTTTGCTGAGACTTATGAAAAACATCTAAAGAACAAAGCAGAATATATTGATAGCCAGCATAAATAA
- a CDS encoding O-methyltransferase → MTDYHTYIRRFVEEKEPLIVEMEHYAAEHRVPIMDDTGLYTLIGLLQIQQPKRILEIGSAIGYSAVRLAQAFPDAVIYTVERDVERYEKAVEYIERSGLQKRITIIRDDALELDENKLPEEPFDTLFIDAAKGQYRKFFDKYSPLIGRSGVIYCDNMFMHGMVLLEDADIPKRNRTMIRNLQQFTSWAMQNDDYETSLVPIGDGILIAVKK, encoded by the coding sequence ATGACGGACTACCATACGTATATTCGTCGCTTTGTAGAAGAAAAAGAGCCCCTCATCGTAGAGATGGAGCACTACGCTGCAGAGCATCGTGTGCCCATCATGGACGATACAGGTTTATATACGTTGATCGGCCTGCTGCAAATTCAACAGCCGAAACGCATTCTTGAAATCGGAAGCGCAATTGGCTATTCAGCTGTTCGATTAGCGCAAGCCTTTCCTGACGCTGTCATTTATACAGTCGAGCGTGATGTAGAACGGTATGAGAAAGCGGTCGAATATATTGAACGTAGTGGACTACAAAAGCGTATTACCATCATTCGTGATGATGCACTCGAGTTAGATGAAAACAAGTTACCAGAAGAACCATTTGATACGTTGTTCATCGATGCGGCAAAAGGTCAATATCGAAAGTTCTTCGATAAATATAGCCCGCTCATCGGTCGTTCAGGTGTAATTTATTGTGATAATATGTTTATGCATGGTATGGTGCTGTTGGAAGATGCAGATATACCAAAACGCAACCGGACGATGATCCGAAACTTGCAACAATTCACGAGCTGGGCGATGCAGAACGATGACTATGAAACGTCTTTAGTACCAATAGGTGATGGAATATTAATAGCTGTGAAAAAGTAA
- the udk gene encoding uridine kinase: MKKKPVVIGITGGSGSGKTSVTKKIHEVFQGHSVVVIEQDDYYKDQSHLAFEERLKTNYDHPLAFDTDLLIQHIHQLINRQAIEKPTYDYTLHTRSDEKVLVESQDVIILEGILVLEDERLRDLMDIKLFVDTDSDIRIIRRILRDIHDRGRTVDSVVEQYVTVVRPMHNQFIEPTKKYANIIIPEGGENEVAIDLMVTKIKTILASVDEV; this comes from the coding sequence GTGAAGAAAAAACCTGTTGTGATTGGTATTACCGGTGGTTCAGGCTCCGGTAAGACAAGTGTCACAAAAAAGATACATGAAGTATTCCAAGGTCATTCGGTCGTTGTAATTGAGCAAGACGACTATTATAAAGACCAATCACATCTAGCGTTTGAAGAAAGATTGAAAACGAATTACGATCATCCATTGGCATTCGATACCGACCTACTGATTCAACATATTCATCAGCTGATCAATAGACAGGCGATCGAAAAGCCGACGTATGATTATACTTTGCATACGCGTTCGGATGAAAAAGTACTGGTCGAGTCACAAGATGTCATCATTCTTGAAGGAATCTTAGTGCTAGAAGATGAACGCTTGCGGGATCTTATGGATATTAAGCTGTTTGTTGATACGGATTCTGATATACGCATTATTCGTCGGATTTTACGAGACATTCATGATCGTGGACGTACAGTGGATTCTGTCGTAGAGCAATACGTAACCGTTGTGCGTCCGATGCATAATCAGTTCATTGAACCGACAAAAAAGTATGCTAATATAATCATTCCCGAAGGCGGAGAGAACGAGGTCGCTATCGATTTGATGGTAACGAAGATCAAAACAATTCTTGCTTCTGTTGACGAAGTATAA